One genomic window of Sodaliphilus pleomorphus includes the following:
- a CDS encoding helix-turn-helix domain-containing protein → MAQRIGITICVVCSYYDITTEQLFSASHKWQYADARAVICYILHEKWSMSITAVGTLLHRNHSSVTCAIRKIKTWIDNPKIFSKEVKIVDAIIESIDSMIEEIQQKRHRT, encoded by the coding sequence ATGGCACAGCGTATCGGAATTACAATCTGTGTTGTGTGCTCATACTATGACATCACAACAGAACAGCTTTTTTCTGCGAGTCACAAGTGGCAATATGCAGATGCACGAGCAGTTATTTGCTACATCTTGCATGAGAAGTGGAGTATGTCGATTACGGCAGTTGGCACGTTGCTGCATCGTAATCATTCGTCTGTAACATGCGCTATTCGTAAAATAAAGACGTGGATCGACAACCCGAAAATATTTTCAAAAGAGGTAAAAATAGTCGATGCTATCATTGAAAGCATCGACAGTATGATAGAAGAAATACAACAAAAAAGACACAGAACATGA
- a CDS encoding nucleoside triphosphate pyrophosphohydrolase family protein, translated as MTLNEYQHEALSTAIYDRQYAVIYTALGIAGEAGECADKVKKILRDTHIVRNADTGAIMLDTEQQHALALEIGDVLWYCATLARDIDMTLEEVAELNIAKINSRKQRGKLGGSGDNR; from the coding sequence ATGACGCTGAATGAATATCAACACGAAGCACTCTCGACGGCAATCTACGACCGTCAGTATGCAGTAATCTACACGGCACTCGGCATCGCCGGTGAAGCCGGTGAGTGCGCCGACAAAGTGAAAAAGATACTTCGTGACACTCACATAGTGCGCAATGCAGACACCGGCGCAATCATGCTTGACACAGAGCAGCAGCACGCTCTCGCTCTCGAAATCGGTGATGTGCTATGGTACTGCGCAACACTCGCTCGTGACATCGACATGACGCTTGAAGAAGTAGCAGAGTTGAACATCGCAAAGATCAACTCACGCAAGCAGCGTGGCAAGCTCGGAGGCAGCGGTGACAACAGATAA
- a CDS encoding DUF3846 domain-containing protein, whose amino-acid sequence MATLFKVGEKPKTVEPKNGSDFKLEEVWDLIGGYVQVVQLPGGNIMLVDEDGLMKQLPVNIEATAWVMRHCDYPNLIVGTALLCKSKEFK is encoded by the coding sequence ATGGCAACACTATTCAAGGTTGGCGAAAAGCCAAAGACGGTTGAGCCTAAGAATGGCTCTGACTTCAAACTGGAAGAAGTTTGGGATTTGATAGGCGGCTACGTACAAGTGGTTCAGCTGCCCGGTGGTAACATCATGTTGGTAGACGAAGATGGATTGATGAAACAACTGCCAGTCAACATCGAGGCAACAGCATGGGTCATGAGACATTGCGATTATCCGAACTTGATTGTGGGAACGGCACTGCTTTGCAAGAGTAAGGAGTTTAAGTGA
- a CDS encoding DUF1566 domain-containing protein → MTEEQKLRYELIRNTSSVEKARECYNFIMDNDDKPRMKPPMNCIYIDGIYICYEDGKRQLYDGTNPTERVTHIGIKVGKHTVGIRLNSQGERELPYNSDLDKDDFDYKRHGLRALDDFNGKANTEHLKRHGEFDFDLADDEWIPSLGELAIICKNKEKINEALAFVGGDKLTSTWYWSSTEYSATGAWLVGFYNGTVFGGSKSKSYIVRPVCEF, encoded by the coding sequence ATGACAGAAGAACAGAAATTGCGCTATGAGTTGATTAGAAACACCAGCAGCGTAGAGAAAGCGAGAGAGTGCTATAACTTTATCATGGACAACGATGATAAGCCTCGCATGAAGCCGCCTATGAACTGCATCTACATAGATGGTATCTACATTTGCTACGAAGATGGCAAGCGACAGCTTTATGATGGCACCAATCCTACTGAACGTGTGACCCACATCGGCATAAAGGTCGGCAAGCACACTGTAGGCATTCGGCTCAACTCGCAAGGCGAGCGCGAGTTGCCGTACAACAGCGACCTTGACAAAGACGACTTCGACTACAAGCGACATGGACTTCGTGCACTTGACGATTTCAACGGCAAAGCGAACACTGAACACCTCAAACGACATGGCGAGTTCGATTTCGACCTTGCAGACGATGAGTGGATTCCGTCACTTGGTGAACTTGCAATCATCTGCAAGAACAAGGAGAAGATTAACGAAGCACTCGCCTTTGTTGGCGGCGATAAGTTGACGAGTACTTGGTATTGGTCCTCTACTGAGTACAGTGCCACTGGCGCTTGGTTAGTGGGTTTCTATAATGGCACTGTCTTCGGCGGCAGCAAGAGCAAAAGCTACATTGTTCGGCCTGTGTGTGAATTTTAA
- a CDS encoding DUF551 domain-containing protein, with product MMRRKLINDRAKLEHSVSQKNAFVRGALFADTHRWVPVSEQLPPNGKWVILAIRIHAGRWYSWEGCWDDGSKCWMEKTDISVAAKMHIPDDWKVTHWLDIPNLPEEEGGWE from the coding sequence ATGAGAAGAAAGTTAATCAATGACAGAGCGAAGTTGGAGCACAGCGTTTCGCAAAAGAACGCATTCGTGCGTGGTGCCCTCTTTGCCGACACGCACCGATGGGTGCCAGTGAGTGAGCAGCTTCCGCCCAATGGCAAATGGGTGATTTTGGCTATCAGAATCCACGCAGGCCGTTGGTATTCATGGGAAGGTTGTTGGGACGATGGAAGTAAATGCTGGATGGAGAAAACCGATATTTCGGTTGCAGCCAAAATGCACATCCCCGATGACTGGAAAGTAACGCATTGGCTTGATATTCCAAATTTGCCGGAAGAGGAAGGAGGATGGGAATGA
- a CDS encoding LPD11 domain-containing protein, whose product MEFKCTDEGAIFMMNAKTANRYNELYDKAIDELNRSNDLRAFDRMHEQVRKECDPQEVYFYEFNNHESMYAYDGDYEAIKLIIDIFGEDIARKIKRYNAGYSIDYIMIPEWVKHTWLMLQRLIRDCDYYLGCGNRCAKHLWARDEEAQITEMRKLLAELPDEYKPEWLTSKKIDVYESKMLNLQPVVL is encoded by the coding sequence TTGGAGTTCAAGTGCACCGATGAGGGCGCAATCTTCATGATGAACGCCAAGACAGCTAACCGCTACAACGAGTTGTACGACAAAGCGATTGACGAGTTGAACCGGAGCAACGACCTGCGAGCATTCGACAGGATGCACGAGCAAGTCCGCAAGGAGTGCGACCCACAAGAGGTGTACTTCTATGAGTTCAATAACCACGAAAGTATGTATGCCTACGATGGCGACTACGAGGCGATAAAGCTTATCATTGACATCTTCGGCGAGGACATTGCCCGAAAGATTAAGCGTTACAACGCTGGCTACAGCATTGACTACATCATGATACCCGAGTGGGTTAAGCACACGTGGTTGATGTTGCAGCGACTTATCCGAGATTGTGATTACTACCTCGGCTGTGGTAACCGATGCGCCAAGCATCTGTGGGCACGTGATGAGGAAGCGCAGATTACGGAAATGCGCAAACTGCTTGCTGAACTGCCCGATGAGTATAAGCCAGAGTGGTTGACCAGCAAGAAGATCGATGTGTACGAGAGTAAGATGTTAAACCTGCAACCTGTTGTATTATGA
- a CDS encoding Cas9 inhibitor AcrIIA9 family protein gives MNSIEIFKKALKKYLDGRAQSDALFAQAYAKEGKTLDDCANFVICEIKKRAQNGSYAATDEEVYGLAVHYYDEDNVKVESAGGVQIVSNYQLTDQDKAELEAEAKEKAKESYLREAEEKAKKALEKKQEKERKKAAEQPAQPSLFGDLFNQ, from the coding sequence ATGAACAGCATTGAGATTTTCAAGAAAGCGTTGAAGAAGTACTTGGACGGCAGGGCACAATCTGATGCCCTGTTCGCCCAAGCCTATGCCAAAGAGGGCAAGACGCTTGACGATTGCGCCAACTTCGTGATTTGCGAGATAAAGAAGAGAGCACAGAATGGTAGTTATGCTGCCACAGACGAGGAAGTGTACGGACTGGCTGTCCACTACTATGACGAAGATAACGTCAAAGTCGAGAGTGCTGGTGGAGTCCAGATCGTGAGCAACTATCAACTGACCGACCAAGACAAGGCCGAACTGGAAGCAGAGGCTAAAGAGAAAGCCAAAGAAAGCTACCTACGTGAAGCCGAGGAAAAGGCTAAAAAGGCCTTAGAGAAGAAACAAGAGAAAGAGCGAAAGAAGGCGGCAGAGCAACCTGCCCAGCCGAGTTTATTTGGAGATTTGTTTAATCAGTAA
- a CDS encoding dUTP diphosphatase, protein MLVRFKKMVPEAVAPTRAHQSDAGLDLTAIGKDFDRLGNVVYHTGIAVEIPQGHVGLVFPRSSVCRKAQMLTNSVGVIDSGYRGEITMKFKPQTCYGRHHEEYVVGERIGQLIIMPYPEIEFEEVDELDFGERGENGYGSSGK, encoded by the coding sequence ATGCTCGTAAGATTCAAAAAGATGGTGCCAGAAGCAGTTGCACCGACAAGAGCGCATCAGAGTGATGCTGGGCTTGACCTAACAGCTATCGGCAAGGATTTCGATAGACTCGGTAACGTAGTGTACCATACTGGGATTGCCGTGGAAATACCGCAAGGGCATGTCGGACTGGTGTTCCCTCGATCGTCAGTATGCAGGAAGGCTCAAATGCTGACCAACTCTGTTGGTGTAATAGACAGCGGTTATCGTGGAGAAATCACCATGAAATTCAAGCCGCAGACCTGCTATGGCAGACATCATGAGGAATATGTGGTTGGCGAGCGTATCGGTCAACTCATCATCATGCCTTATCCCGAAATCGAGTTTGAGGAAGTTGATGAGCTCGACTTTGGTGAGCGAGGCGAAAACGGCTACGGAAGTAGTGGAAAATAG